The sequence GATCCCACCTGTGACAGGAGGGAGATCAGAATACTTGCTTATTAAGAACTTTTAAATCGTGGCACGTGAGTTAGACGCAGTGAAATGTTCTGTCATCAAAGCAACAGTGAGCACTAAAAATTAGCTTTGGTGCTTTGGGGCAGAAATAGCGTGATTTGAGCTTTCTTTTTGCAGTGACTAAAGCTAAACCGTAAATGTCTGGCTGGATAAGGAAGAGTAGTGTCATTAACTGCAGGGTCATGGTGCAATGACAGTATAGCAACTAATTTTCCACGGTTGTCCTGTGACGGCAAATTTCCTGCTTACACAATGCTGGGTCGTCCCAGTTGATCACAACACTTAGTGTTTTCCAGGCTCTGACAGAAGTGACTGGCTCTGCTAAATGTTCCTTTTATTCTGCAGCTGAACTGGAGAAAGAAACATGTTAAAGCTTGTCATGGTCTCCCAGagatatgtattttatattcattaCTAGAGTGTAAACAACCTGTTTTGCAGGAAATATTCTAGGctgttttgaaaatactttcatttcacttttaaGTTGTTTCAGCTCCCCACCTGTAAAGCTTATAATGAAGATGTGGTGTTGACACCCAGGGGAACATAGGTATGAATGTAAATACACTGTATGAGTCTGTAACTCTCATTCAGAATGTTTCTTAAGAAGGCATCTGTTTAAATGAGATGTGAAAGTCTGTAATGCTATATTCCCTCTGTGAATAATGTagcagaaatattaaaatgaataacCAGAAATGTGGGAGTTTCCACCAATCCAGTTTAATAGTTTCTTCATATGTCTGTGTTTATACATCAAACACacttcaaacaaaacaaaaaagagtaaTATACAGTTCAAGAAAATACCTAAAGCTATTACAGTTTTTGTTTCCCCTCAGTTGATTTACAGTTATGTACAAAACTGTCTTATTTTGAATACCCAGTGAAGATTTAATGATTTATTTACATCAGCTGGTGCCTTTCACTATGCAGTGGAACTGTTTCCTTTTGTCATTTACATTCATAGTTGCAAGAGCCAACATTTAGAGGCTATTTATGGGTAGGATTAAGAGACGGGCTGAAACAAGGTAAGATTCTCACTACTAACCTCCAGCATTCtctgaaatcccattttcagATATAGCTGAAGGAAGACTCTAGCCCCTAGTGCACTGATAACCAGTATATCAGTCACCATAATAAGAGATCTCCACTGAGAATAACATTACCACTCATGTCAGAGGGAAATATATGTGAGCTGGAGGAATAGTAAATTTTAAGCAGACAAAATGTATAACTCTGGTGCTAAAGGTGCACCTTATTTCTGTCAGAAACCTCCTAAGCAAATGAAGACATAGAGTAGGCTCTAAGTGTGTACAGGGGAATACTTTCCAATTTTTCTTATACAAGAGATAAAATTAGAAGggcaaaaatataattttatcaTAATACGCAAACTGTGTCATAGAATCACggaataatttgggttggaagacaCCTGTGGAGGTAATCTGCTCCTGGTGATTCAAAGCAGGGCCAACTTCAAAGTTAGTCAGCTTTCAACTTAGTGCAGATTTTTCAGGGCCATGTCAAGTTCTAAATATCTCTAAGGTGGATTTTGCACAACCATGGAGCACCTGTTCACACATTGGACCACCCTCATGGCAAATAAATTTCCTAAAACCCAATCAGAAATTTCACCTTGAAAGTATAACCTAACACTCATGGAATAAATCATAAACTGTCTACTGATTAACAAGAGTTTTACAGCAAGTATAAACCAAGTATAACAAGCATTATTCTTCCAGATTTCAGAAGTAAGAGTTAATTTTTTCAAGATATATTCAGCTACCTAGTCAGTAGTTTAACACCACTTGGAATCTTTCCATAACTTAAAAGATATGCACCATTCATGGTCATCAAGAAATACCAAAGTTCCTCCCTCTTTTGTAAGCCCAGTATTTTGCACATTACACAGCTGTTGCAGAACAGCAGGTTTATGAAAACATGACTACATGCAAACTATTCGCACAAAAGGCATGAGGGTTTCAGCTTAGGATCCTCTCAACTAAGAGGAAAATTGTTTGGGGACAAAAGTCAGGACTCTGTTATAGCTACATATACCTGATGTTTTGAAATCCTTTTTTGCCATTGCCTGCTGTGCCTTTTGATTATCAAACTTGTTTTGTCTCTCCCATCTTGAAAGATGCTATCTACAGTTACACAAGCTCTTCACATCCAAAAGGCTTTTCTAATGTGTATAGAAAGGCAGCCTCTCAATCTTTCCATCTCCACAAAATATTACACGAATATCTACAGGCTGTGTTCCCTTTGCTTCCCTAGCCCTggcaaatgaagaaaacagacaaacTAGAATCAGCTCAGTCTTCATATTCAGCCTTAAAATCCCCTTGTGGTACATCTTGCTTCACAGTGATTTGAACATATATAGTCATATATGACAAAGTGCTGTATCCAGCCTGGAAAATCTCGTGGAAACATTGGCATCTTACACAATACAAATTTTATTGACAGTAACAGTCATGACTGGAATACAAGACTGCTGATATGTGCATGTATATTGATCATAAATGCTGACCAAGGTATGTGGAGCTTGATAATTGGAACTACTCCTCTCATTTTATATCTTCAGAAGGAAATAGCAAAAAACTTCCATGTTAGTTATGGGCATCAAAATAAGCCATGCTTGTTTTTATCTAGAGagataaatttttattatttttttatatctagAGAGACAAATAACaccaaaagaaacacaaattgAGAGGCTGGTGGGTTCGTTCACATGGCAGAACTCATTCATTGCAtttagcagaaataaaaataaggttttCCCTGTATAATCCTCTTATAAATTCCAATCTTCAATAGAGTAAATGAGATTCAAAATATCCTTTATCCCAATAATACAGATGCACTGAGTAGCTCCAACAACCAGCATGAGAGAGGTGTGTGGAGGGAAATGTAAAATCACATGTTTAAAAAGGGTTTCTGATTGCTGTGGGAATCATGACAGCTGAATGGAGAAAATGTTCTGCAGGCATTTCACCAGATTTACAGGATGCAGGAAGATGTTGCCTTTCCAGTCTCTtccctggtttggttttgttatctTAATACTTGTTTGATAACCCACAGAGCATTCTCAGGCTATAGCAACAAATTATCTCTTTGAAGGTCTTCCTCATTTCCTGGCTACGAAAGGCGTAGATCAAGGGGTCGATCACCGAGTTGCACATAATGAGAATGAGGTACATGTTGAAGTGAGACATGAAGCAAACACAGTAGAGGTTTTGAGGGCAGGAGATCATCAGGATGAGATGAAGGAAGAATGGAGCCCAGCAAACAATGAAGATGCCAAGAAGCATAGTCAGAGTGATGGCTCCTTTCATGCTGGTTCTTTGACGGACAGAGTTGTACCCAGGCAAAGCAGCAATTTTCTTTACGTGAGTACGAGCCAGGAGGAACATGTGGATGTACAGTGAGACCATGAGGAACAACATGGTAAAAAACATAGTGATGAGACAAATGACCACGTAAGTTGATTCATAATAAAGAATGAAGATAATACCACAGCCTGTGCAAAAGGTCCAGATGCATGCAATAATGAGCCCCGATCTTTTCACTGTCATGATGTTGTGATAACGCAGGGCATAGAAGATAGTGATATATCTGTCTACTGCTATAGCCAGCAAACTGCACATGGAAGCCACCACAGATATGCAGATCATGGAATCAAAGACATTGTCTATATGACGGACAAAGGCATCTTCCATGATGATGTGTCTATTGTTTATTAAGTATATGGTTATGGTCTCCCAAGCATTAGACACACTAACCAGCATGTCAGCCACTGCtaaactgcaaacaaaaaaatacatggGTGAGTGCAAGTTCTTGTTCTTAACTATTGCACATATAACTAGTATGTTTTCAAGGAGGCTTACAATGCCCAGAGTTAGGAACACCTCAGCTGAGATGACCACTTGCTCACATGGCGATGACTTGCTCTTCGCAGTAGGCACAGTAAAGTTGCTACCGAAGGCACTCAGGTTTAGTTCAGAAACATTGAATTGAGAGGATGTGTTCATCTCTGGGAGTTAACACATTCTGTTCCTTCTGAAGGGCTTGCCAAGGAGTGTGGTAAATGCATTTTCCAAAAGACAGAAGATCCtgcctaaaaaaaaatacagcatgaaGATTACAGGCAGAAGTTGACAACATAAATACCAGgcatttctatttaatttgGCTTGTACATGTCCCACCTCTTCCATACCACATTCCTTCCCTGATTCTAAATTAAACTTTTGTTGGCTCAGAGATTTTCTACCTATCCTTACTGGGAAATTAAAATCACAAACTGATGAAAAGATTCCTGCATTCTTCATTCATAGTTTTGTTTATTCTATCTGGTTCCCTGGTGTACTGCCCCAGAATGTCCTAGAAATTctg comes from Camarhynchus parvulus chromosome 2, STF_HiC, whole genome shotgun sequence and encodes:
- the MC5R gene encoding melanocortin receptor 5, producing MNTSSQFNVSELNLSAFGSNFTVPTAKSKSSPCEQVVISAEVFLTLGIVSLLENILVICAIVKNKNLHSPMYFFVCSLAVADMLVSVSNAWETITIYLINNRHIIMEDAFVRHIDNVFDSMICISVVASMCSLLAIAVDRYITIFYALRYHNIMTVKRSGLIIACIWTFCTGCGIIFILYYESTYVVICLITMFFTMLFLMVSLYIHMFLLARTHVKKIAALPGYNSVRQRTSMKGAITLTMLLGIFIVCWAPFFLHLILMISCPQNLYCVCFMSHFNMYLILIMCNSVIDPLIYAFRSQEMRKTFKEIICCYSLRMLCGLSNKY